The nucleotide sequence CGTATATACTAAATACCATTCTTCATTAATCGAGTTCGATTAGGGATGGATTCGATCCCTGACGGAGGTTTCCCATGTCTGACCACGAAGGCACGATCAAAATCGATTCCCGTATACAGGACTCCGAGAAGATCCGGAACCTGTCCCGCCGCGGATTCATCGGCAGCGTGATGGCCGGCGCGGCCGGGGTGGCCGGCGCATCGGCCCTGTTGTCCCCGGTCCAGGATGCGGAAGCGGCGCCAGTGCCCGACCTGCCCGATGCGGCGCCCGGCGGCGCGGCCGCCGATGACGAACCCTACTGGGAGAAAGTGGCGGCCCAGTTCATGCTGCGCGATAATGTCATCTACATGAACTCCGGTACACGCGGCCTATCGCCGGTGAGTGTGCACAAAGCGCAGGTGGAAGCCATCGAAGCGGTTAATTCCGATCCCAACATGTGCTGGTCGACCTATAGTTTCGCCGGCATGGACGAGATTCGGCGGAAGATGGCCGTGTACATCGGTTCGGAGGTCGATGAAATCGCCTTTACGAACAGCACTACCGACGGGATGGGGCTCGGTTTCATGGGACTGGAATTGAACCGGGGCGACGAAATCCTGACCACGAACTACGATTACGGCTGGGTGAAGAACATGATGGCCTTCCGTGCGAAGCGGGACGGACTGGAGTTCAAGATGGTGGACATATCGGATCCGAGCTTCCGTACGCCGGATGATCCGCAGAAGGTCGTCGATGCCGTGGCGGCCGGGATCACGCCGAAGACCAGGTTCCTTACCATCTGCCACATCAATTATACCGACGGCTTCGTCATGCCGGTTAAGGAGATCTGTGAGATTGCCCGAGACCGCGGGATCATCACCCTGATCGACGGCGCCCAGCCGCCGGGCATGATGAAGATGGACATGATGGACCTGGGATGCGACATGTACGCGGGGGCGGGCCACAAGTACATGCTGGCCGCTCAGCACACCGGTTTCCTGTTCGTCCGGAACGACATGGTGGACCGTGTACATCCCCTGGTTTACACGGGTTCGATGAACCCGGAATGGGCCATCACGGGAGCCCGTAAGCTCGAACAGCGTGGTTCTTCTAGCTATTCGGACCGGGTCTCCATCGGCGCGTCACTGGATTTTCACAACAAACTCGGGGTCGAAGCCATCGAAGCCCGGCTCCGTTACCTGTCCCAACGCCTGAGCCAGGGCCTGAAAGCCATCGACGGCGTCACCGTCTACGCATCCGATGATCCCAGGATGTCCTGTGCGCTCGTATCCTTCTCCGTCAAGGACCTCGATCCTTCGTTCATCGTCGGGCGCCTCTGGTACCGCAGCCCGAACATCTACATCCGTACCGTCGGCGCCGCGGGCGGTTTCAGGGGAGTCCGCGCCACGTTGCACGTCATGGACACGGCCGAGCACGTAGATACCTTGATCGATAGGATCGAACGGCTTACGCGGGCCTGAGATCCTAGATGGCCATGAGGTTCATATTAGGCTCTATTCAGTGGAGCTTAAATGAGTATAGTACGTTTCCTGATTGCCTTAATCGTCGGCACGCTGGTCCTGCTCGTCCTGGGATTCATCCTCTACGCGATGGTATTCACCGGGTACTTCGCGGCAAATGCCGAACCAGGCGCGGGGGCCGTGGCCAAAGACCCGCCCGAAATGCTGTTCATCTACCTGAGCGAGTTGATTCTGGCCGCCCTGTTGTGTGTCGTAATCGGATGCTGGGCGGGCGTATCCGGCGCGATTGCGGGATTCAGGACCGGTGCGGTTTTCGGGTTCCTGTTGAGTCTCGCGATCAGTCTGATGTTCTATGGCACGGTGAACTACATGAATCTGCAGGCGACGTTGTTCGACGTCGTACTGACGACGGTGCGTGTCGCCCTGGCGGGC is from Gemmatimonadota bacterium and encodes:
- a CDS encoding aminotransferase class V-fold PLP-dependent enzyme, with protein sequence MSDHEGTIKIDSRIQDSEKIRNLSRRGFIGSVMAGAAGVAGASALLSPVQDAEAAPVPDLPDAAPGGAAADDEPYWEKVAAQFMLRDNVIYMNSGTRGLSPVSVHKAQVEAIEAVNSDPNMCWSTYSFAGMDEIRRKMAVYIGSEVDEIAFTNSTTDGMGLGFMGLELNRGDEILTTNYDYGWVKNMMAFRAKRDGLEFKMVDISDPSFRTPDDPQKVVDAVAAGITPKTRFLTICHINYTDGFVMPVKEICEIARDRGIITLIDGAQPPGMMKMDMMDLGCDMYAGAGHKYMLAAQHTGFLFVRNDMVDRVHPLVYTGSMNPEWAITGARKLEQRGSSSYSDRVSIGASLDFHNKLGVEAIEARLRYLSQRLSQGLKAIDGVTVYASDDPRMSCALVSFSVKDLDPSFIVGRLWYRSPNIYIRTVGAAGGFRGVRATLHVMDTAEHVDTLIDRIERLTRA